From a region of the Labrus mixtus chromosome 5, fLabMix1.1, whole genome shotgun sequence genome:
- the adam9 gene encoding disintegrin and metalloproteinase domain-containing protein 9 isoform X1, producing the protein MGGRVELLLEICCLLLLSGNSHCRDSQQTEHLSSYQLTVPRPIGGRLRRDVDGRLPNQVSYVISVDGSDHVVRLERNDLLLPADFTVYTYSKNGSVITSRPPVQNHCHYQGFVQDMEGSSVAMSVCNGLRGVLHLADDSYGIEPLDSAPEQHLVYRLQDVTSQPRGCGTPHEDEHGHNNSTEHAQYKQEEIHHRQHSRMKRAILHQTHYVELLLVVDNDRYNYMNRNETAVRDEMVHLANFIDSIYIQLNVRVVLVGLEIWTQQNLISTDGGAGEVLSRFTQWREKELVSRRRHDSAQLILKKAFGGTAGMAFVSTVCSRSHGGGINAFTNNNIPSFASIVAHELGHNLGMNHDDGRSCTCPVPACIMNSGATGSRNFSSCSADDFEKMILLTGGTCLLNVPRPDEAYSAPYCGNRLVDMGEECDCGSQKECEEDPCCEYKTCKLKPGAQCAYGECCSKCQYLPGGTVCRSSTDECDLPEYCNGSSSLCQSDVFIQNGQLCKNQQAYCYNGKCRHYDGQCQAIFGSKAKAAPEICFKDVNSKGDRFGNCGYHNYGYKKCESRNAQCGKLQCSNVQAVTVFGIEPSIISTPIAGGKCYGVDFMLGSDVPDPGMVNEGTKCGDNKVCMNFECRSADILNYDCDVEKKCNGHGRCNSNKNCHCDDGWEAPFCELKGYGGSVDSGPTWNDKDTSLRDGLLVFFFFILPLLALGAFVFLRRKELLRRFGVSRRKRSQGYQADGAASANPSRGPPPRAQPPSVPRGNGNDYVRDGNHTQLLPPQEVVETSRTAPSYSLRPPPPPVKPKPSAAAQPLVPQRPAPAPPV; encoded by the exons ACTCCCAGCAGACAGAACACCTCTCCTCCTATCAGCTGACCGTCCCTCGACCAATCGGAGGCAGGCTGAGGCGGGACGTGGACGGACGACTCCCCAATCAG GTCTCGTACGTCATCAGTGTGGACGGGAGTGATCACGTCGTTCGTCTGGAGAGAAACGA CCTGCTGCTCCCTGCAGACTTCACTGTGTACACCTACAGCAAGAACGGATCAGTGATCACATCCAGACcacctgtacag AATCACTGTCACTATCAGGGCTTCGTTCAGGACATGGAGGGTTCCTCTGTCGCTATGAGCGTCTGCAACGGCCTCag AGGAGTGTTGCACCTCGCTGACGACAGTTACGGTATCGAGCCGTTAGACTCCGCCCCCGAGCAGCACCTGGTGTACCGCCTGCAGGATGTGACATCACAACCCCGTGGATGTGGAACGCCACATGAGGATGAGCACGGACACAACAACAGCACCGAGCACGCTCAGTACAAACAAGAGGAAATCCACCACAGACAGCACAGCAGG atGAAGCGAGCTATTCTTCATCAGACTCATtatgtggagctgctgctggtggtcgACAATGAcagg tatAATTATATGAACAGAAACGAGACCGCAGTGAGGGACGAGATGGTTCATCTGGCAAACTTTATCGACAGC ATCTACATTCAGCTGAACGTTCGCGTGGTCCTGGTCGGTCTGGAGATCTGGACTCAGCAGAACCTGATCAGCACCGACGGAGGAGCCGGAGAAGTGCTGAGTCGCTTCACCCAGTGGCGAGAGAAAGAGCTGGTCAGCCGTCGCCGCCACGACTCGGCACAGCTCATCCT gAAGAAGGCTTTTGGAGGAACAGCAGGGATGGCCTTCGTCTCCACAGTCTGCTCCAGGAGCCACGGGGGCGGGATCAATGCG ttcaccaacaacaacatcccCTCGTTCGCCTCCATCGTGGCTCATGAGCTCGGTCACAACCTCGGCATGAACCACGACGACGGGCGCTCCTGCACATGCCCAGTCCCCGCCTGCATCATGAACTCTGGAGCCAC aggaTCCAGGAACTTCAGCAGCTGTAGTGCAGACGACTTTGAGAAGATGATTTTGTTGACGGGGGGAACGTGTCTCCTGAACGTCCCTCGCCCCGACGAGGCCTACAGCGCCCCCTACTGTGGAAACAGACTGGTGGACATGGGGGAGGAGTGCGACTGTGGATCACAGAAG gaGTGTGAGGAGGACCCCTGCTGTGAGTATAAGACCTGTAAGCTGAAGCCTGGAGCTCAGTGTGCTTACGGAGAGTGCTGCTCCAAGTGTCAG TACCTGCCAGGTGGAACAGTGTGTCGGTCAAGTACAGACGAGTGTGATCTCCCTGAGTACTGTAACGGCTCCTCGTCCCTCTGTCAGAGTGACGTCTTCATACAG aacgGGCAGCTGTGTAAGAACCAGCAGGCTTACTGTTACAACGGGAAGTGTCGGCACTATGACGGACAGTGTCAGGCCATATTCGGCTCCA agGCGAAGGCGGCTCCTGAAATCTGTTTTAAAGACGTCAACAGTAAAGGAGATCGCTTCGGCAACTGTGGCTACCACAACTACGGCTACAAGAAGTGTGAGAgcag AAACGCTCAGTGCGGGAAGCTGCAGTGCTCTAATGTTCAGGCGGTGACCGTGTTCGGCATCGAACCGTCGATCATCAGCACGCCGATCGCCGGAGGCAAATGTTACGGAGTGGACTTCATGCTGGGATCAGACGTCCCCGATCCGGGCATGGTGAACGAGGGCACCAAGTGTGGAGACAACAAg GTCTGTATGAACTTTGAGTGTCGCAGCGCCGACATCCTGAACTACGACTGTGACGTAGAGAAGAAATGTAACGGACACGGG agGTGTAACAGCAATAAGAACTGTCACTGTGACGACGGCTGGGAAGCTCCTTTCTGTGAGCTCAAAGGTTATGGTGGCAGCGTGGACAGCGGACCCACCTGGAACG ATAAGGACACGTCTCTCAGGGACGGTCTGttggtcttcttcttcttcattcttcCTCTGCTCGCTCTGGGCGCGTTTGTTTTCCTGCGCAGGAAAGAGCTGCTGCGGCGATTCGGAGTGAGCCGAAGGAAGAGATCACAAGGATACCA GGCTGACGGTGCCGCTTCGGCCAATCCCAGCAGAGGACCGCCTCCAAGAGCGCAGCCTCCATCTGTTCCCCGGGGCAACGGAAACGACTATGTCAGAGACGGG AACCACACTCAGCTCCTGCCACCacaggag gtggtGGAGACCAGCAGGACCGCTCCGTCCTACTCTTTgaggcctcctcctcctccagt aaaaCCGAAACCTTCTGCTGCAGCCCAGCCTCTGGTGCCTCAAAGACCCGCCCCTGCTCCACCTGTTTAA
- the adam9 gene encoding disintegrin and metalloproteinase domain-containing protein 9 isoform X2 → MGGRVELLLEICCLLLLSGNSHCRDSQQTEHLSSYQLTVPRPIGGRLRRDVDGRLPNQVSYVISVDGSDHVVRLERNDLLLPADFTVYTYSKNGSVITSRPPVQNHCHYQGFVQDMEGSSVAMSVCNGLRGVLHLADDSYGIEPLDSAPEQHLVYRLQDVTSQPRGCGTPHEDEHGHNNSTEHAQYKQEEIHHRQHSRMKRAILHQTHYVELLLVVDNDRYNYMNRNETAVRDEMVHLANFIDSIYIQLNVRVVLVGLEIWTQQNLISTDGGAGEVLSRFTQWREKELVSRRRHDSAQLILKKAFGGTAGMAFVSTVCSRSHGGGINAFTNNNIPSFASIVAHELGHNLGMNHDDGRSCTCPVPACIMNSGATGSRNFSSCSADDFEKMILLTGGTCLLNVPRPDEAYSAPYCGNRLVDMGEECDCGSQKECEEDPCCEYKTCKLKPGAQCAYGECCSKCQYLPGGTVCRSSTDECDLPEYCNGSSSLCQSDVFIQNGQLCKNQQAYCYNGKCRHYDGQCQAIFGSKAKAAPEICFKDVNSKGDRFGNCGYHNYGYKKCESRNAQCGKLQCSNVQAVTVFGIEPSIISTPIAGGKCYGVDFMLGSDVPDPGMVNEGTKCGDNKVCMNFECRSADILNYDCDVEKKCNGHGRCNSNKNCHCDDGWEAPFCELKGYGGSVDSGPTWNDKDTSLRDGLLVFFFFILPLLALGAFVFLRRKELLRRFGVSRRKRSQGYQADGAASANPSRGPPPRAQPPSVPRGNGNDYVRDGVVETSRTAPSYSLRPPPPPVKPKPSAAAQPLVPQRPAPAPPV, encoded by the exons ACTCCCAGCAGACAGAACACCTCTCCTCCTATCAGCTGACCGTCCCTCGACCAATCGGAGGCAGGCTGAGGCGGGACGTGGACGGACGACTCCCCAATCAG GTCTCGTACGTCATCAGTGTGGACGGGAGTGATCACGTCGTTCGTCTGGAGAGAAACGA CCTGCTGCTCCCTGCAGACTTCACTGTGTACACCTACAGCAAGAACGGATCAGTGATCACATCCAGACcacctgtacag AATCACTGTCACTATCAGGGCTTCGTTCAGGACATGGAGGGTTCCTCTGTCGCTATGAGCGTCTGCAACGGCCTCag AGGAGTGTTGCACCTCGCTGACGACAGTTACGGTATCGAGCCGTTAGACTCCGCCCCCGAGCAGCACCTGGTGTACCGCCTGCAGGATGTGACATCACAACCCCGTGGATGTGGAACGCCACATGAGGATGAGCACGGACACAACAACAGCACCGAGCACGCTCAGTACAAACAAGAGGAAATCCACCACAGACAGCACAGCAGG atGAAGCGAGCTATTCTTCATCAGACTCATtatgtggagctgctgctggtggtcgACAATGAcagg tatAATTATATGAACAGAAACGAGACCGCAGTGAGGGACGAGATGGTTCATCTGGCAAACTTTATCGACAGC ATCTACATTCAGCTGAACGTTCGCGTGGTCCTGGTCGGTCTGGAGATCTGGACTCAGCAGAACCTGATCAGCACCGACGGAGGAGCCGGAGAAGTGCTGAGTCGCTTCACCCAGTGGCGAGAGAAAGAGCTGGTCAGCCGTCGCCGCCACGACTCGGCACAGCTCATCCT gAAGAAGGCTTTTGGAGGAACAGCAGGGATGGCCTTCGTCTCCACAGTCTGCTCCAGGAGCCACGGGGGCGGGATCAATGCG ttcaccaacaacaacatcccCTCGTTCGCCTCCATCGTGGCTCATGAGCTCGGTCACAACCTCGGCATGAACCACGACGACGGGCGCTCCTGCACATGCCCAGTCCCCGCCTGCATCATGAACTCTGGAGCCAC aggaTCCAGGAACTTCAGCAGCTGTAGTGCAGACGACTTTGAGAAGATGATTTTGTTGACGGGGGGAACGTGTCTCCTGAACGTCCCTCGCCCCGACGAGGCCTACAGCGCCCCCTACTGTGGAAACAGACTGGTGGACATGGGGGAGGAGTGCGACTGTGGATCACAGAAG gaGTGTGAGGAGGACCCCTGCTGTGAGTATAAGACCTGTAAGCTGAAGCCTGGAGCTCAGTGTGCTTACGGAGAGTGCTGCTCCAAGTGTCAG TACCTGCCAGGTGGAACAGTGTGTCGGTCAAGTACAGACGAGTGTGATCTCCCTGAGTACTGTAACGGCTCCTCGTCCCTCTGTCAGAGTGACGTCTTCATACAG aacgGGCAGCTGTGTAAGAACCAGCAGGCTTACTGTTACAACGGGAAGTGTCGGCACTATGACGGACAGTGTCAGGCCATATTCGGCTCCA agGCGAAGGCGGCTCCTGAAATCTGTTTTAAAGACGTCAACAGTAAAGGAGATCGCTTCGGCAACTGTGGCTACCACAACTACGGCTACAAGAAGTGTGAGAgcag AAACGCTCAGTGCGGGAAGCTGCAGTGCTCTAATGTTCAGGCGGTGACCGTGTTCGGCATCGAACCGTCGATCATCAGCACGCCGATCGCCGGAGGCAAATGTTACGGAGTGGACTTCATGCTGGGATCAGACGTCCCCGATCCGGGCATGGTGAACGAGGGCACCAAGTGTGGAGACAACAAg GTCTGTATGAACTTTGAGTGTCGCAGCGCCGACATCCTGAACTACGACTGTGACGTAGAGAAGAAATGTAACGGACACGGG agGTGTAACAGCAATAAGAACTGTCACTGTGACGACGGCTGGGAAGCTCCTTTCTGTGAGCTCAAAGGTTATGGTGGCAGCGTGGACAGCGGACCCACCTGGAACG ATAAGGACACGTCTCTCAGGGACGGTCTGttggtcttcttcttcttcattcttcCTCTGCTCGCTCTGGGCGCGTTTGTTTTCCTGCGCAGGAAAGAGCTGCTGCGGCGATTCGGAGTGAGCCGAAGGAAGAGATCACAAGGATACCA GGCTGACGGTGCCGCTTCGGCCAATCCCAGCAGAGGACCGCCTCCAAGAGCGCAGCCTCCATCTGTTCCCCGGGGCAACGGAAACGACTATGTCAGAGACGGG gtggtGGAGACCAGCAGGACCGCTCCGTCCTACTCTTTgaggcctcctcctcctccagt aaaaCCGAAACCTTCTGCTGCAGCCCAGCCTCTGGTGCCTCAAAGACCCGCCCCTGCTCCACCTGTTTAA